The Paeniglutamicibacter sulfureus genome includes a region encoding these proteins:
- a CDS encoding BCCT family transporter yields the protein MKHHSSDQDLEERVGEPASLPPTQGWASVDKTVFGVSAGLIVVLILLGVFFTDAVGDGAAAALSWITNTFGWLFILGASGFVVFSLVLAFGRYGRIPLSNEGEATEFSTLSWVAMMFSAGMGIGLMFYGVYEPVTHLASPPPFVDVAPGSPEAASTAMAYTMFHWGLHPWAIYSVVGLALAYSTYRMGRGNLMSAPFQSLFGKERIEKRGWGKPIDILAIICTKFGTATSLGLGSLQIAAGLALLRTGEFEEDPSAAVPIIVICVLTVGVVLSAASGISKGIKWLSNTNMVLAGVLLVFVFVAGPTLFILDLLPSAIGAYLTELVPMSFHSAVFGGSDWLASWTIFYWAWWISWTPFVGTFIARISRGRTIREFVLGVLLVPTAVSMVWFVIFGGAGINLQLNGVDIAGTGSEAAGFFAALQNYPFFIGAALVVMVLTAVFFISGADAGALVLGTLSTRGSKHPWKPLVIFWAVLTGAVAAVLLAVGGLAALQTFTILAASPFVLIIIGLCVALYADLRRDPLRQRRPGPVRGATGLQAAVPFSEAAMAEAEAEEGADPADDGSGTKETPTPPAGGSEFGPDLPKTPR from the coding sequence ATGAAACATCATTCAAGCGACCAAGACCTGGAGGAGCGGGTGGGCGAACCCGCATCATTGCCGCCGACCCAGGGCTGGGCGAGCGTTGACAAGACGGTCTTCGGCGTCTCAGCCGGACTCATTGTGGTGCTCATCCTGCTGGGCGTGTTCTTCACGGATGCCGTCGGGGACGGCGCCGCGGCGGCCCTGTCCTGGATCACCAATACTTTCGGCTGGCTGTTCATCCTGGGTGCCTCCGGATTCGTCGTCTTTTCCCTGGTCCTGGCCTTCGGCCGCTACGGACGGATCCCACTTTCCAATGAAGGCGAAGCGACAGAATTCAGCACTCTCTCCTGGGTCGCCATGATGTTCAGCGCCGGCATGGGGATCGGGTTGATGTTCTACGGCGTGTACGAACCCGTCACCCATCTGGCTTCCCCGCCGCCCTTTGTCGACGTCGCGCCCGGCAGCCCGGAGGCCGCCAGCACTGCCATGGCCTACACGATGTTCCACTGGGGTCTGCATCCCTGGGCGATTTATTCTGTCGTCGGGCTGGCGCTGGCCTATTCCACCTACCGGATGGGCCGCGGCAACCTGATGAGCGCCCCGTTCCAGTCCCTGTTCGGCAAGGAACGCATCGAAAAGAGGGGCTGGGGCAAGCCCATCGACATCCTGGCCATCATCTGCACCAAATTCGGTACCGCCACCTCGCTCGGTCTCGGGTCGCTGCAGATCGCAGCGGGCCTCGCGCTGCTGCGCACCGGCGAGTTCGAGGAAGACCCCTCGGCCGCGGTGCCGATTATCGTGATCTGCGTGCTAACGGTCGGCGTGGTGCTCTCCGCCGCCAGCGGCATCTCCAAGGGCATTAAATGGCTGAGCAACACCAATATGGTCCTGGCCGGAGTCCTGCTGGTGTTCGTTTTCGTGGCCGGCCCCACGCTCTTCATCCTGGATCTGCTGCCCTCTGCCATCGGTGCCTACCTGACCGAGCTGGTCCCGATGAGTTTCCATTCGGCCGTCTTCGGCGGCAGTGACTGGCTGGCCAGCTGGACCATCTTCTACTGGGCCTGGTGGATCTCCTGGACCCCGTTTGTCGGCACTTTCATCGCCCGGATTTCCCGCGGTCGCACCATTCGGGAATTCGTCCTGGGCGTGCTGCTGGTGCCCACCGCCGTCAGTATGGTGTGGTTTGTCATCTTCGGCGGGGCCGGCATAAACCTGCAGCTGAACGGCGTGGACATCGCCGGGACCGGCAGCGAGGCGGCGGGGTTCTTCGCAGCCCTGCAGAACTATCCGTTCTTCATCGGGGCGGCGTTGGTGGTCATGGTTCTGACCGCCGTCTTCTTCATCAGCGGCGCCGACGCCGGCGCCCTGGTGCTGGGGACCTTGTCCACACGCGGCAGCAAGCACCCCTGGAAGCCGCTGGTGATCTTCTGGGCCGTCCTCACCGGTGCGGTAGCCGCGGTCCTGCTGGCCGTCGGCGGGCTCGCTGCCCTGCAGACTTTCACCATCCTGGCCGCCAGCCCGTTTGTGCTGATCATCATCGGGCTCTGCGTGGCACTGTACGCTGACCTGCGCCGCGACCCGCTGCGCCAGCGCCGGCCCGGCCCGGTTCGCGGAGCGACGGGGCTGCAGGCAGCCGTCCCCTTCAGCGAGGCGGCCATGGCCGAGGCCGAGGCCGAAGAAGGTGCCGACCCCGCCGACGACGGAAGCGGGACAAAAGAAACACCTACGCCGCCCGCCGGTGGGAGCGAATTTGGGCCGGATTTGCCCAAGACGCCCCGTTGA
- a CDS encoding cob(I)yrinic acid a,c-diamide adenosyltransferase, translating into MSESEESLAPEPAGYTRNGDDGHTEFGGHGRVAKRDARVVAFAECDEANASISVAVAMGGLPINLTSMLVSVQNDLFDLAADLSVPLSRQEPARARMVQGHIDRLERATQHFDADSEDVSGTVLPGGTAGAALLYMSRAVVRRAERAVWIAVEEYPDAVNPLTARYLNRLSSMLFVLARGANAEHGDIVWIPEASVQPVDTDTDDAAAQGPGT; encoded by the coding sequence ATGAGTGAGAGCGAAGAATCCCTAGCCCCGGAGCCCGCCGGCTACACCCGGAATGGAGACGACGGACATACCGAATTCGGCGGCCACGGCCGCGTGGCCAAGCGAGACGCAAGGGTTGTCGCCTTTGCGGAGTGCGATGAAGCCAACGCATCCATCAGCGTCGCCGTTGCCATGGGCGGTCTGCCAATCAACCTGACATCCATGCTGGTGAGCGTGCAGAACGATCTTTTCGATCTTGCGGCGGACCTCTCTGTCCCGTTATCCCGACAGGAGCCGGCGCGGGCAAGGATGGTCCAGGGGCATATCGACCGGCTGGAACGTGCCACGCAGCATTTCGACGCGGATTCCGAGGACGTCAGCGGCACAGTGCTCCCCGGCGGCACTGCAGGGGCGGCGCTGCTGTATATGTCCCGGGCCGTGGTCCGGCGCGCCGAGCGGGCGGTCTGGATCGCCGTCGAGGAGTATCCGGATGCGGTCAATCCGTTGACCGCCCGCTATCTGAACCGCTTGTCGTCCATGCTGTTCGTCCTGGCGCGGGGGGCTAATGCCGAGCACGGGGACATCGTGTGGATCCCGGAGGCATCGGTGCAGCCGGTCGACACCGACACTGACGACGCCGCCGCCCAAGGCCCCGGCACGTAG
- a CDS encoding dihydrodipicolinate synthase family protein, with the protein MKFTGLSAFPLTPLTATGIDERAFESIIGRLASAGVDSIGALGSTGSYAYLDRSERARAASLAVQCAGGVPVIVGVGALGTREVLRNVEDAQSAGADAVLLAPMTYQPLTEDEVFGLYEDVSANLSVPLVVYDNPGTTRVNFSDELHGRIAQLKAVASIKIPPVSANPAEAAERVAALRALVPGHVTIGVSGDGAAANGLLAGCDAWYSVMAGILPEHCLAITRAATSGDVEKARSLSMAMEPLWAQMARYGSFRVASAVAEDLGLVKPGNLPMPVRSLDADGRLAVRSALNEIGITTLA; encoded by the coding sequence ATGAAGTTCACCGGCCTGAGCGCTTTTCCCTTGACGCCACTTACCGCCACCGGCATTGACGAGCGCGCCTTCGAATCCATTATTGGCCGACTCGCGTCCGCAGGTGTCGATTCGATCGGTGCCCTCGGTTCCACCGGCAGCTATGCCTATCTCGACCGGAGCGAGCGGGCCCGCGCGGCATCCCTGGCCGTTCAGTGCGCCGGCGGCGTTCCGGTGATCGTCGGTGTTGGCGCGCTGGGCACCCGGGAGGTGCTGCGCAATGTGGAAGATGCCCAGAGCGCCGGAGCGGACGCCGTGTTGCTGGCACCGATGACGTATCAGCCACTCACCGAGGACGAGGTGTTCGGGCTTTATGAGGATGTCTCGGCGAACCTTTCGGTGCCCTTGGTTGTCTACGACAACCCCGGTACCACACGTGTGAATTTCAGCGATGAGCTGCACGGCCGGATTGCGCAGCTCAAGGCCGTGGCATCCATCAAGATTCCACCTGTGTCTGCCAATCCGGCCGAAGCTGCGGAACGTGTCGCTGCCCTCCGGGCGCTGGTGCCCGGGCATGTAACGATCGGCGTCAGCGGTGACGGCGCGGCCGCCAATGGACTACTGGCCGGATGTGATGCCTGGTACAGCGTGATGGCGGGGATCCTGCCGGAGCATTGCCTGGCGATCACGCGCGCCGCCACGTCCGGCGACGTGGAAAAGGCTCGATCGCTGTCGATGGCCATGGAACCCCTGTGGGCGCAGATGGCCCGATACGGGAGTTTCCGGGTCGCTTCGGCAGTGGCCGAGGATCTCGGATTGGTGAAGCCGGGAAACCTGCCCATGCCGGTAAGAAGCCTGGATGCCGACGGGCGCCTCGCGGTGCGGAGCGCCCTGAATGAAATTGGGATTACCACTCTGGCCTGA
- a CDS encoding RDD family protein, with the protein MRERTRRLAALGLDYVVILAWMIVLGVVSTVVFLIRGELPDTLGTIGPLGSQLVYFLLLTFVVGVYLYRTESGPHHATWGKRKLGLEVRAADGAAPNRTKILLRTIVKLLPWEGAHFFVWQMMYVYYREGYEATPPAWVVVGLNAVTVAALLYIVLVFVTGRGPHDAAAGTRVQLRRVPAS; encoded by the coding sequence ATGCGTGAGCGGACGCGGCGCTTGGCCGCCCTGGGGCTTGACTACGTGGTCATCTTGGCTTGGATGATCGTTCTCGGCGTGGTTTCAACTGTCGTTTTCCTGATCCGCGGGGAACTGCCCGACACCCTGGGAACCATTGGCCCGCTCGGCAGTCAGCTGGTCTATTTTTTGCTTCTCACGTTCGTAGTCGGCGTCTACCTGTACAGGACCGAGTCCGGGCCGCACCATGCGACCTGGGGCAAGCGCAAGCTGGGGTTGGAGGTGAGGGCCGCAGACGGTGCGGCGCCGAACCGCACGAAAATCCTGTTGAGAACCATCGTGAAGTTGCTGCCGTGGGAAGGCGCCCACTTTTTCGTGTGGCAAATGATGTACGTGTACTACCGCGAAGGCTATGAGGCAACGCCGCCGGCATGGGTCGTCGTGGGACTGAACGCGGTAACGGTCGCGGCGCTTCTCTACATCGTGCTGGTGTTTGTCACCGGACGTGGACCGCACGACGCGGCGGCTGGAACCCGGGTCCAGTTGCGCAGGGTGCCAGCTTCCTGA
- a CDS encoding LacI family DNA-binding transcriptional regulator encodes MHSTQKPRATAINRRRVTAAMVAERAGVSTATVSLVANGKASGRVSPGNEAKVREAIRELGYVVDGIGSSLARGVSNTVIMVAPDISNPFFATVIAGVRAALGSEFQLLLSVTDAGQLPSADDTRRLLGLRPAGLLVDAPDPSFLEELSAPGPLVLLDAPGLGPEVPAVNLDVAQGGRLLAEHLAATGHKKVAYIDGTTGTTTFEVRRIAFLEAAGALGMEVPEGARIAATINVGLAANAFAEAWPQWKKLGVSAVVCATDTHAYGVLQEARAAGISIPGELAVTGFDDLPYSTTSSPGLTSVNLPGELLGRRAAEQLLRLIAGEDLETQQVTLESTLMVRGSTVQG; translated from the coding sequence ATGCATTCGACCCAAAAGCCGCGCGCCACGGCAATCAACCGGCGACGGGTCACGGCCGCCATGGTGGCAGAACGCGCGGGGGTCTCAACGGCCACGGTTTCCCTGGTTGCCAATGGCAAGGCCAGCGGCCGGGTTTCGCCTGGGAACGAGGCCAAGGTCCGCGAGGCCATCCGGGAACTTGGCTACGTGGTCGACGGGATCGGCAGTTCGCTGGCCAGGGGTGTGAGCAATACCGTCATCATGGTGGCGCCCGACATCTCCAACCCTTTCTTTGCCACGGTTATTGCCGGGGTCCGCGCCGCGCTGGGCTCCGAATTCCAACTGCTGCTCTCGGTCACCGATGCCGGCCAACTGCCCAGCGCCGATGACACTCGCCGCCTGCTGGGCCTGCGCCCGGCAGGGCTCCTGGTCGACGCCCCGGACCCCTCCTTCCTCGAGGAACTTTCGGCGCCAGGTCCCCTGGTACTGCTTGATGCCCCCGGCCTCGGGCCCGAGGTCCCGGCCGTGAACCTCGATGTCGCCCAGGGCGGACGGCTCCTGGCCGAGCACTTGGCCGCCACCGGCCACAAAAAGGTGGCCTACATCGACGGCACCACCGGAACCACCACCTTTGAGGTTCGCCGCATCGCCTTCCTCGAGGCCGCGGGCGCCCTGGGCATGGAAGTCCCCGAGGGAGCGCGGATCGCCGCGACCATCAATGTCGGCCTGGCCGCCAATGCCTTCGCCGAGGCCTGGCCGCAGTGGAAAAAGCTGGGGGTGAGCGCGGTGGTCTGCGCAACCGACACCCACGCCTATGGCGTGCTGCAGGAAGCGCGGGCCGCCGGCATCTCGATTCCCGGCGAACTCGCGGTGACAGGCTTTGATGACCTGCCCTATTCGACCACCAGCTCCCCCGGCCTGACCAGCGTCAACCTGCCCGGCGAACTGCTGGGCCGGCGGGCCGCCGAACAGTTGCTGCGACTCATCGCGGGCGAGGACCTGGAGACCCAACAAGTCACCCTGGAGAGCACGCTCATGGTCCGTGGATCGACCGTCCAGGGCTGA
- a CDS encoding nucleoside hydrolase: MGAPLASTEPRKIILDCDPGHDDAVAILLAHGSPAIELLAVTTVVGNQTLAKVTKNALATGTIAGITGVPFAAGCDRPLVRTIENAPDIHGESGMDGPLQPESAIELDPRHAVDLIIDTIMAHEPGTVTLVPTGGLTNIAMAARKEPRIVERVKEVVLMGGGYHVGNWSAVAEFNIIIDPEAAHIVFNEKWPVVMVGLDLTHQALATDEVVAQIEAVGTGPAKFVRELMDFFKATYKDAQGFDFPPVHDPCAVAYVIDPTIVTTRKVPVNIELTGTLTLGMTVADFRAPAPADCHTSVAVDLDHERFWNLVTDALVRIGDVELASA, translated from the coding sequence ATGGGCGCACCCCTCGCTTCAACCGAACCGCGGAAGATCATCCTCGACTGCGATCCCGGGCACGACGACGCCGTTGCGATCCTGCTGGCACACGGCAGCCCCGCGATCGAACTGCTTGCCGTCACCACCGTGGTCGGCAACCAGACCCTGGCCAAGGTCACCAAGAACGCACTCGCGACCGGGACCATCGCCGGGATCACCGGGGTTCCCTTCGCCGCCGGCTGCGACCGCCCGCTGGTGCGCACCATCGAAAACGCGCCCGACATCCACGGCGAATCCGGCATGGACGGCCCCCTCCAGCCCGAATCCGCCATCGAGCTGGACCCCCGCCACGCCGTTGACCTAATCATCGACACGATCATGGCCCACGAGCCGGGCACCGTCACCCTGGTACCCACCGGCGGACTGACCAACATCGCCATGGCCGCCCGCAAGGAGCCGCGCATCGTCGAACGCGTGAAGGAAGTCGTGCTGATGGGCGGCGGCTACCACGTGGGCAACTGGAGCGCCGTGGCCGAATTCAACATCATCATCGACCCCGAGGCCGCGCACATCGTCTTCAACGAGAAGTGGCCTGTCGTCATGGTCGGACTCGACCTGACCCACCAGGCGCTGGCCACCGACGAGGTCGTCGCCCAGATCGAGGCAGTGGGCACCGGCCCGGCCAAGTTCGTGCGCGAACTCATGGACTTCTTCAAGGCAACCTACAAGGACGCCCAGGGCTTCGACTTCCCGCCGGTCCACGACCCCTGCGCCGTGGCGTACGTCATCGACCCGACCATCGTCACCACCCGCAAGGTGCCGGTGAACATCGAACTGACGGGCACCTTGACCCTGGGCATGACGGTGGCCGACTTCCGCGCCCCGGCCCCCGCCGACTGCCACACCTCCGTCGCCGTGGACCTTGACCACGAGCGCTTTTGGAACCTGGTGACCGACGCGCTGGTGCGCATCGGCGACGTTGAGCTCGCAAGCGCATGA
- a CDS encoding MFS transporter, giving the protein MSTLTEKATGTRGGAAALTAALLTACVAFQLNASMLSPALVTMGEELGTDQAAIGLSQTWFFTTAALFSLFLPRLSDVVGRKRILVIMMLLTAVGSVVAALAPNIEWLFVGRIIQGISGPTVPLCLLMLRSAVPNPRRYGTLMGLILAVNGGVAGVDSFLGGYLAENHGFRSIFWFMVVLAVLAAVAVALLTRESKPQAGTKMDWLGVFFIVVAVGALLTALNEAAKLVSGIDPATVITSLVLLALAAAAFYGFWATEKRVAEPMVQLEHLRQRATWAPLLTTVLTMTGIFAVINGIVPAYVQAAGPGFGVGPTQTALLILTPYALLGWVFGPISGRLAPVWGYNKVLRIGMIGSVAALLLIVFFGMDSLPMMVAGTALLGIMYAGTANIMLNGLGVVLSPKGNPGFLPGMNAGAFNLGAGLSFLVLPAVLVGTSSLGDRASYVTVVVVGLVITVAAFAASLLIPKPVDAEVK; this is encoded by the coding sequence ATGAGCACCCTGACCGAAAAAGCCACCGGCACCCGCGGCGGCGCCGCGGCGCTGACCGCCGCCCTGCTCACCGCCTGCGTGGCGTTCCAGCTCAATGCCTCCATGCTTAGCCCCGCGCTGGTCACCATGGGCGAGGAGCTGGGCACCGACCAGGCCGCCATCGGCCTGTCGCAGACCTGGTTCTTCACCACCGCTGCGCTGTTCTCCCTCTTCCTGCCCCGCCTTTCCGACGTGGTGGGCCGCAAGCGCATCCTGGTCATCATGATGCTGCTGACCGCCGTCGGCTCCGTCGTCGCGGCCCTGGCCCCGAACATCGAATGGCTCTTCGTCGGCCGCATCATCCAGGGCATCTCCGGTCCCACCGTCCCGCTCTGCCTGCTGATGCTGCGAAGCGCGGTGCCCAACCCGCGCCGCTACGGCACCCTCATGGGCCTGATCCTCGCCGTCAACGGCGGGGTCGCCGGTGTCGATTCCTTCCTCGGCGGCTACCTGGCCGAGAACCACGGATTCCGTTCCATCTTCTGGTTCATGGTGGTGCTGGCCGTCCTTGCAGCGGTTGCCGTGGCGCTGCTGACCCGCGAGTCCAAGCCGCAAGCCGGCACCAAGATGGACTGGCTCGGCGTGTTCTTCATCGTCGTTGCCGTCGGCGCCCTGCTGACCGCCCTGAACGAGGCCGCCAAACTGGTCAGTGGCATCGACCCGGCCACCGTGATCACCTCGCTGGTGCTGCTGGCCCTGGCCGCCGCCGCCTTCTACGGCTTCTGGGCCACCGAGAAGCGCGTGGCCGAGCCCATGGTGCAACTCGAGCACCTGCGCCAGCGCGCCACCTGGGCGCCGCTGCTGACCACGGTGCTGACCATGACCGGCATTTTCGCCGTCATCAACGGCATCGTCCCCGCCTACGTGCAGGCAGCGGGCCCCGGCTTCGGGGTCGGTCCCACCCAGACTGCGCTGCTGATCCTCACCCCCTACGCGTTGCTCGGATGGGTCTTCGGGCCCATCAGCGGACGCCTGGCCCCGGTGTGGGGCTATAACAAGGTGCTGCGCATCGGCATGATCGGCTCCGTCGCTGCGCTGCTGCTGATCGTGTTCTTCGGCATGGACTCGCTGCCCATGATGGTTGCCGGCACCGCGCTGCTGGGCATCATGTACGCGGGCACCGCCAACATCATGCTCAACGGCCTGGGCGTGGTGCTTTCGCCCAAGGGCAACCCCGGCTTCCTGCCGGGCATGAATGCGGGCGCCTTCAACCTGGGCGCCGGGCTGAGCTTCCTGGTGTTGCCCGCGGTGCTCGTGGGAACCTCGTCCCTGGGCGACCGCGCCTCCTACGTGACGGTGGTGGTGGTCGGCCTGGTCATCACCGTGGCGGCCTTCGCCGCCTCGTTGCTGATCCCCAAGCCCGTCGACGCAGAGGTGAAGTAG